In one Massilia endophytica genomic region, the following are encoded:
- a CDS encoding Mu transposase C-terminal domain-containing protein, whose translation MLSRNDLIEVSAPRRRVLRILWIDPGRTVAYVFDVNAAAGEAELVRLQALQADVEEGRARRLDADPFLVIVNQELLPPRHIAVRERAWAVVQALAGMEPAIYQPRKRGQLIAEYTARHGISHPTVYRYLRRYWQRGQTPNALLPDYANSGAPGRTRSCSEGVKRGRPRKDAASPGVNVDQAMRRIFRVASASHAATEPRFSRRAAYEAMIRDFFGLRSVDAATRRVQRDPPGGDVPSFGQFSYWLDQDGFPAQPAFPLPLSAQARVAAPGAPGEIFHLEVACADVQLVSHADRSLLAGRPNLYVVSDAFSGLVAGVYASLEAPSCQHALMAIANCAADKAGFCGRYGRSIDACEWPARHLPAVLQAAPELLAKKGEESLLNNFGVRCVPARPAPGAWRQAVEKRFGLRDAAEGPPDTPTLGPLDAAIDIGQFTRIVIDSVIEHNLGQRDGPAPVQLWDWGLRQRGSQLRQYPEEVVRCCLLPVAEAAVTPEGICLHGAYYSCALAVEQRWFERARRRGRWHVRVAYDVDDPDTIYLLDAASPLQFQPCRISRRSPPAQA comes from the coding sequence ATGTTATCGAGAAACGATCTGATCGAGGTTTCAGCGCCGCGGCGCCGGGTCCTGCGCATCCTGTGGATCGACCCTGGCCGCACCGTGGCCTATGTGTTCGACGTCAATGCCGCTGCGGGCGAGGCCGAGCTCGTGCGCCTGCAGGCCCTGCAGGCGGATGTGGAGGAGGGCAGGGCGCGCAGGCTGGACGCCGACCCCTTCCTCGTCATCGTCAACCAGGAGCTCCTGCCCCCCAGGCATATTGCCGTGCGCGAGCGCGCCTGGGCTGTGGTGCAGGCTCTCGCAGGGATGGAACCGGCCATCTACCAGCCGCGCAAGCGCGGCCAGCTGATCGCGGAGTACACGGCGCGGCATGGCATATCGCATCCCACCGTCTACCGCTACTTGCGGCGCTACTGGCAGCGCGGGCAAACCCCCAATGCGCTGCTGCCCGATTACGCGAACTCCGGCGCGCCGGGCAGGACGCGCTCCTGTTCCGAAGGCGTGAAGCGCGGACGGCCGCGCAAGGACGCCGCCTCGCCTGGCGTCAACGTGGACCAGGCGATGCGGCGCATCTTCCGCGTCGCGAGCGCGAGCCATGCCGCCACGGAGCCGCGCTTCTCGCGCCGTGCCGCCTACGAGGCCATGATCCGGGACTTCTTCGGCCTCCGCAGCGTGGACGCCGCAACGCGGCGCGTGCAGCGCGACCCGCCCGGCGGCGACGTGCCCAGCTTCGGCCAGTTCAGCTACTGGCTGGACCAGGATGGATTTCCCGCCCAGCCAGCATTTCCCCTGCCGCTGTCCGCGCAGGCAAGGGTGGCCGCACCCGGCGCGCCCGGCGAAATATTCCATCTGGAAGTGGCATGCGCGGATGTGCAGCTCGTATCGCATGCCGACCGCAGCCTGCTTGCAGGCAGGCCAAACCTGTATGTGGTGAGCGACGCCTTCAGCGGCCTGGTGGCCGGCGTGTATGCCAGCCTGGAGGCGCCGTCATGCCAGCACGCCCTGATGGCCATTGCCAACTGCGCTGCGGACAAGGCAGGCTTCTGCGGGCGCTACGGCCGCAGCATTGATGCGTGCGAGTGGCCGGCCCGGCATCTTCCCGCCGTGCTGCAGGCGGCACCGGAACTGCTGGCGAAGAAGGGAGAAGAGAGCCTGCTCAACAACTTCGGTGTGCGCTGCGTTCCCGCCAGGCCGGCGCCGGGAGCATGGAGGCAAGCGGTGGAGAAGCGCTTCGGTCTGCGCGATGCGGCGGAAGGCCCGCCCGATACCCCCACGCTTGGCCCCCTGGATGCGGCCATCGACATCGGCCAGTTCACGCGCATTGTGATCGACAGCGTGATCGAACATAACCTGGGCCAGCGGGATGGACCTGCGCCGGTGCAGCTCTGGGATTGGGGCCTGCGCCAGCGGGGCTCGCAGCTGCGGCAGTATCCTGAAGAGGTGGTGCGCTGCTGCCTGCTGCCCGTGGCGGAAGCGGCGGTGACCCCCGAAGGCATCTGCCTGCACGGCGCCTATTACAGCTGCGCCCTGGCCGTGGAGCAGCGCTGGTTCGAGCGCGCCCGCAGGCGCGGGCGCTGGCACGTGCGCGTGGCCTATGACGTGGACGATCCCGATACCATCTATCTGCTGGACGCGGCTTCACCGCTGCAGTTCCAGCCCTGCCGCATAAGCCGCCGCAGCCCGCCTGCGCAAGCCTGA